In Pyrus communis chromosome 1, drPyrComm1.1, whole genome shotgun sequence, the following are encoded in one genomic region:
- the LOC137708745 gene encoding uncharacterized acetyltransferase At3g50280-like has translation MRYIRLISTTTVQPTTHSDELTHRIELTPWDLQFLLVDQVQKGLLFHKPTSTDCGNEDLKDNLVEHLKSSFATALDIFYPLAGRLAITENKDDNTTSFAVECNGAGAEFVHAVADGVTVADILDPVLVPDEIVYDLFSMNGALNYESVTKPLLAAQVTELVDGVFIGCTMNHSVIDGSTFWHFFNTWSEISRGGGRRDGISQSPRIFGREFLDGIIDLPVRIPFFRSQIPDKFLPSPLKQRVFHFPKEKIAQLKAKANVEMGTTKISSLQALLAHLWVSIPRTGHLNPDQEIKYCLLVGLRQRLQPPLPDEYLGNAVLFGTVTSTVSDLLNRGLGWVALEMNKMIATKTKEDAINFLKQWKESPKLAKMNAFASDQALGTGSSPRFNVYGNNFGWGSPLAVRSGAGNKFDGKLTVFPGAEDGSIDFEACLSPQTLQALAEDEEFMASVACSGN, from the exons ATGAGATACATTCGCTTGATCTCCACCACAACTGTTCAACCGACAACCCACAGTGATGAGTTAACTCATAGAATTGAATTAACTCCATGGGATCTGCAATTCCTCCTTGTAGATCAAGTTCAAAAGGGCCTTCTTTTCCACAAACCTACTTCTACTGACTGTGGGAATGAAGACCTAAAGGATAACCTAGTCGAACACTTAAAGTCCTCTTTCGCCACCGCCTTGGACATCTTCTATCCCCTCGCCGGTCGTCTTGCCATCACGGAAAATAAAGACGATAACACCACCTCTTTCGCTGTCGAATGCAATGGGGCCGGAGCTGAGTTTGTCCACGCGGTTGCTGATGGAGTCACTGTGGCGGATATCCTCGACCCTGTCTTGGTCCCTGATGAAATTGTCTACGACCTCTTTTCCATGAATGGGGCATTGAATTACGAAAGTGTGACCAAACCCCTTCTTGCAGCGCAAGTAACAGAGCTGGTTGATGGCGTTTTCATAGGTTGCACAATGAACCACTCGGTTATTGATGGGTCGACATTTTGGCATTTCTTCAACACTTGGTCCGAGATCTCTCGAGGTGGTGGTCGTCGCGATGGAATTTCGCAGTCTCCTCGTATTTTTGGCCGTGAGTTTCTGGACGGCATCATTGATCTTCCAGTTCGCATTCCCTTCTTCCGAAGTCAGATCCCAGATAAATTTCTACCATCGCCTCTTAAACAACGGGTATTTCATTTCCCCAAGGAAAAAATTGCTCAGCTCAAAGCCAAAGCCAATGTCGAGATGGGCACCACCAAGATCTCATCCTTACAAGCACTCTTGGCTCATCTTTGGGTTTCCATACCCCGCACCGGGCATCTCAACCCCGACCAAGAAATCAAATATTGCTTACTAGTAGGCCTGAGGCAAAGATTGCAGCCGCCATTACCCGATGAATACCTTGGCAATGCGGTTCTTTTTGGCACGGTCACATCCACCGTGAGCGATTTGCTCAACCGCGGACTAGGCTGGGTGGCTTTGGAAATGAACAAGATGATTGCTACAAAGACGAAAGAGGATGCTATAAATTTTTTGAAGCAATGGAAAGAGAGTCCAAAACTAGCCAAAATGAATGCTTTCGCAAGTGATCAAGCATTAGGCACGGGAAGCTCGCCGCGGTTCAATGTGTATGGTAACAACTTTGGTTGGGGAAGTCCTCTGGCAGTTAGAAGTGGTGCCGGGAACAAGTTCGATGGGAAGTTGACGGTGTTTCCCGGGGCGGAAGATGGAAGCATTGATTTTGAAGCTTGCCTCTCGCCGCAGACGCTGCAAGCTTTGGCGGAGGACGAAGAGTTCATGGCTAGTGTGGCTTG TTCTGGAAATTAA